A window of Massilia sp. NR 4-1 genomic DNA:
GCCGCATGGTCCATCACGGTCGATTCGGTGATCTCCATTTCGATGCAGGCCGCATCCAGCGCATGTTCGGACAGCGCGCGCCGGATCTCATCCACCAGGTGCTCGTCCTGGAACTGGCGCGGCGAAAGATTCACCGCCACCACGGCCGTTTGCAGGCCGGCGTCGATCCAGGCGCGCTGCTGGCGGCACACCTCGCGGATCACCCAGGCGCCGAGCGGCACGATCAGGCCGGAATTCTCCGCCAGCGGAATGAAGTCGCCCGGGGACACCATGCCGCGCTGCGGATGGCGCCAGCGCACCAGGGCTTCGGCGCTGCATATGGCGCCGCTTTCCAGATTCACGCGCGGCTGGTAGTGCAGGCATAACTCGCCCTGCTCGATGGCGCGCGCCAGTTCGGACTCCATGGCAAACAGCTGCATGGCGCGCTCGTTCATTTCCGGCGCATAGAAGCGGAAGCGGTTGCTGCCCATGGCCTGGGCGCTGGCCATGGCCGCATTGGCGCTGCACAGCAGGCTGGCGGCGTCCATGCCATCCTGCGGATACAGGCTGATGCCGACGCTGGCGCTGCTCGCCACCGCCGCACCGGCCCAGACAAACGGCGCCTGCACCGCCTGCAGCAGGCGGGCGGCCGTGGCGCGTGCCTGTTCGCCGGTTTCCAGGTCGCCCAGTACCACCACGAACTCGTCGCCCGCCAGCCGCGCCAGCGTGTCGCCATCGCGCAGCTGGGCCGACAACTGCTGCGCCGCATGCTGCAGCAAGGCGTTGCCGGCATCGTGGCCCAGGCTATCCTTGACCTGGCGGTAGCGTTCCAGACCGATCGCCAGCACCGCCAGCTGGCGGCCCATGCGCTCGGCCAGGGCGGCACCCTGGCGCAGGCGGTCGTTGAACAGATTGCGGTTGGCCAGCCCGGTCAGGGCGTCATGGTTGGCCTGGTAGGCCAGTTCCTGCTCGGCGCGCTGGCGGCGCTGCTCTTCGCGCAGGCTGTACATGCCGAAAGCCACATCGTCCACCAGCTCGCGCAGCAGACCGATTTCGGCATCGTCGAAGCCCCCCGCCTGCGGTGCCGCGATGCAGATGGCGCCCAGCAGCTCGCCGCGGCATTTCAGCGGCAGCACCAGGCAGTTGGAGGATTCCGCCGCGCCGGCCGGGCGGAATCCCGCCAGCGCCAGTTCCACCTGCTGCCAGCCCGGCAGTTCGGCCGCCGGCACGCTGCCCGCCTGGGCGGCCACGGCCACCGCGCCGGCGCTGTTCTGCATGCCCACCCAAACCAGGGAATAGCCGCCCTCGCCCACCATATGGGCGCAGATCAGGTCCAGCAGTTGCGCTTCATCGTTCACCCTCACCATGGCTTCGTTGCAGCGCGAGCGCAGGCGCAAAGTGCGGTTCAAGCCGATCAGCTCCGCCGTCCGGCCTTGCTCGCGCCGGTAGGCCTCCTGCAGATTATCGGCCATGGCGTTCAGCGAGACCGACAGCTCGGCAAACTCGCGCGTGCCGCCCTGGGGCAGGCGTACGCTCCAGTCGCCGGCGGCCAGCTGGCGCGCGAAGCGCACGCCGGCCGCTGCCGACTTCTCCATATTGCGCATCAGCAGGCGGGCAATGTACAGGCCAATCAGCATGGAAGCGGCGCCGCCAAACAGGAGGATGGCGCTCACGCTGC
This region includes:
- a CDS encoding EAL domain-containing protein, which encodes MFAFIDRLGLRLKLALGFGTVIVLMCLCDMTLMFGHERALAAVDHYFDSEDRMADLSSNSLMALERARRFKKEFLLDGRALPAGEAKARYGALVDKELQVVRSSMAEIRRLKQGAAVEREVRAVEAALGLYRDSFQRLAAQYELLGNREQGQEAAFRSSGQELERMLMLLRAEAPRKALLSLQSQEVAFAVHGEQASAQALLQRGEALQAALAQTALAPAQKLAAQQLLERHLAAFRSYQNTLAEIGQASSAYNEAVRRIEPALLALRAQADQALLETRSSVRKANSSVSAILLFGGAASMLIGLYIARLLMRNMEKSAAAGVRFARQLAAGDWSVRLPQGGTREFAELSVSLNAMADNLQEAYRREQGRTAELIGLNRTLRLRSRCNEAMVRVNDEAQLLDLICAHMVGEGGYSLVWVGMQNSAGAVAVAAQAGSVPAAELPGWQQVELALAGFRPAGAAESSNCLVLPLKCRGELLGAICIAAPQAGGFDDAEIGLLRELVDDVAFGMYSLREEQRRQRAEQELAYQANHDALTGLANRNLFNDRLRQGAALAERMGRQLAVLAIGLERYRQVKDSLGHDAGNALLQHAAQQLSAQLRDGDTLARLAGDEFVVVLGDLETGEQARATAARLLQAVQAPFVWAGAAVASSASVGISLYPQDGMDAASLLCSANAAMASAQAMGSNRFRFYAPEMNERAMQLFAMESELARAIEQGELCLHYQPRVNLESGAICSAEALVRWRHPQRGMVSPGDFIPLAENSGLIVPLGAWVIREVCRQQRAWIDAGLQTAVVAVNLSPRQFQDEHLVDEIRRALSEHALDAACIEMEITESTVMDHAAEAGCKLNALKSLGISLSLDDFGTGHSSLSRLRHLPIDHLKIDQAFVRHLCTNAADAAICKAIVDLAHNLQLSVIAEGVEDAAQAAALRAWGCDDVQGFYFARPMPPEEFAGMLAPCRGHGAAPAGRFAGLLPLAA